One Phaseolus vulgaris cultivar G19833 chromosome 4, P. vulgaris v2.0, whole genome shotgun sequence DNA window includes the following coding sequences:
- the LOC137838270 gene encoding uncharacterized protein, whose amino-acid sequence MANGYQGRARYPQRPSNNHTTFFFSNFPYDYGEYDMIKIFQRWARVKEVFISRRLNRWGRRFGFVRFFDVANVSRLEKELDQIYLGKMKLNVNIPRYRRTDFGPRKEEEKQQGNGSREKKYKKV is encoded by the coding sequence ATGGCAAATGGCTATCAGGGTAGAGCCCGCTATCCACAACGGCCATCTAATAACCACACAACCTTCTTCTTCTCCAACTTCCCTTATGACTATGGTGAATATGACATGATCAAGATTTTCCAAAGGTGGGCAAGGGTAAAGGAAGTGTTTATCTCTCGAAGGTTGAATAGGTGGGGAAGAAGATTTGGTTTTGTGAGGTTCTTTGATGTCGCAAACGTGAGCCGGCTGGAGAAAGAACTGGATCAGATTTACTTAGGGAAAATGAAGCTAAACGTTAATATTCCGAGGTATCGAAGAACAGACTTTGGTCCTAGGAAGGAGGAAGAAAAACAGCAAGGTAATGGTTCCAGGGAGAAGAAGTATAAGAAGGTATGA